The Pseudomonadota bacterium genome includes a region encoding these proteins:
- a CDS encoding DUF2065 domain-containing protein has product MGLDWSDLLAALGLCLIIEGLVPFANPNSIRRALALLLTLDNSRVRLLGVASMAAGLVVLYLARH; this is encoded by the coding sequence ATGGGACTGGATTGGTCCGATCTGCTTGCAGCCTTGGGGCTGTGCCTGATCATCGAGGGCCTAGTGCCCTTCGCGAACCCCAACAGCATCCGGCGCGCCCTGGCACTGCTGCTCACGCTCGATAACTCCCGCGTACGCCTGCTCGGGGTGGCGTCGATGGCTGCTGGCCTCGTGGTGCTGTACCTTGCACGTCATTGA